One Watersipora subatra chromosome 4, tzWatSuba1.1, whole genome shotgun sequence genomic window carries:
- the LOC137394340 gene encoding myb-like protein I has product MQKTNAILLYESAQANISAVNHDIRLEEQMEAMKHSLKNLELREAERVAESRRGHDNNNNWFRGAANSTPKRQMAQQNRMVHFRDTRNQLRAVNTLNSHKGQNTNKTGVVNNLNPNLPTPTVHVEEKLDCAATEQEQKTLQPQIEQTTFQPYREQTTLQPQVEQTTIQPQREQTTLQPQKEQTTPQPQIEQQLDRRKPH; this is encoded by the exons ATGCAAAAGACAAATGCTATTCTACTTTATGAGTCAGCACAGGCAAATATTAGTGCAGTAAATCATGACATACGACTGGAAGAACAGATGGAGGCAATGAAGCACAGCCTGAAAAACCTGGAGCTAAGAGAAGCTGAGAGAGTAGCAGAGAGCAGACGTGggcatgataataataacaactggtTCAG GGGAGCAGCCAACTCTACACCAAAAAGACAAATGGCCCAACAAAACCGCATGGTGCACTTTCGAGATACCAGAAACCAGCTGAGGGCTGTCAACACTCTCAATAGTCATAAAGGTCAAAACACTAATAAGACAGGAGTGGTAAACAATCTAAACCCAAACCTACCTACACCAACAGTTCATGTAGAGGAGAAGCTTGATTGTGCTGCAACTGAACAAGAGCAGAAAACTCTTCAGCCACAGATAGAACAGACCACTTTTCAGCCATAtagagagcagacaactcttcagCCACAGGTAGAACAGACCACTATTCAGCCACAgagagagcagacaactcttcagCCACAGAAAGAACAGACAACCCCTCAGCCACAGATAGAGCAGCAGCTAGACAGAAGAAAACCGCATTGA